The Campylobacter sp. MIT 12-8780 genome has a window encoding:
- a CDS encoding acylneuraminate cytidylyltransferase family protein — MNTKILSKNITALLTGRGNNTLKDKNILPVLGKPLLSYPAQAAKEVKEIQHFFVSSDDINILNIAAKLGYKKIKRPAKYAKPDSQHIDALIHALKLIKQREHFVPEILVVLLANSATIKSEWIKQGIDMILEDENISAVVPVSLNQDYHPYRAKRLREDGSLDTFFDFDNIEVSTNRQDLEPSYFLCHNFWVLNVEKSLFSANGQKPWVFLGNNIKPIIVEGCFDVHDIEDLYKTQKWLEKNLYLDNSQVTDKSRGGGGLK, encoded by the coding sequence ATGAATACAAAAATTTTATCAAAAAATATTACTGCTTTATTAACAGGTAGAGGTAACAACACACTTAAGGATAAAAATATTTTGCCTGTATTGGGCAAACCACTATTATCTTATCCAGCTCAAGCAGCAAAAGAGGTAAAAGAAATACAACATTTTTTTGTAAGTAGTGATGATATAAATATCTTAAATATTGCAGCTAAGTTGGGTTATAAAAAAATAAAGCGCCCAGCTAAGTATGCAAAACCAGATTCTCAGCATATAGATGCCTTAATACATGCGCTTAAGCTGATAAAACAAAGAGAACATTTTGTGCCAGAGATTTTGGTTGTATTGTTAGCAAATTCTGCAACAATCAAAAGTGAATGGATAAAACAGGGCATCGATATGATTTTAGAAGATGAAAATATTAGTGCTGTGGTGCCGGTATCGCTTAATCAAGATTACCATCCTTATCGTGCAAAAAGATTACGAGAAGATGGAAGCCTCGATACTTTTTTTGATTTTGATAATATAGAGGTTTCAACGAATAGACAAGATTTGGAGCCAAGTTATTTTTTGTGTCATAATTTTTGGGTTTTAAATGTAGAAAAATCGCTTTTTTCTGCAAATGGACAAAAACCATGGGTATTTTTAGGAAATAATATCAAGCCAATTATTGTAGAAGGTTGTTTTGATGTGCATGATATAGAGGATTTATATAAAACACAAAAATGGCTAGAGAAAAATTTATATTTAGACAACTCTCAGGTTACAGATAAATCAAGAGGGGGGGGGGGGCTTAAATAA
- a CDS encoding acylneuraminate cytidylyltransferase family protein yields the protein MSLNKITAVIPVRAGSKRLVNKNLLAFGSSNLLEHKITQLKELKSLNIIDDIVVSSDSDLMLDIAKTHKVKTHKRADEFADEVSKSFSEVIVNVVSNIQNTSHILWAPCVCPLCGVENFKNALEIYNQQVIKTQNYDSVISVVNFQQYLWDSKKPINYVLGKGHVPSQKLPHYQTVVNGFYIAPKEKMLQWEYFCGTNPYRLEISQVEGIDIDTEFDYICAKACYRAGGGGIVLIIINTACFFSSQNLLEVA from the coding sequence ATGAGTTTAAATAAAATAACAGCCGTTATACCAGTGCGTGCTGGATCTAAAAGACTTGTAAATAAAAATCTCTTAGCCTTTGGATCAAGCAATCTCCTAGAGCATAAAATTACACAGCTCAAGGAGCTTAAATCTTTAAATATCATAGATGATATAGTAGTTTCTTCTGATAGTGACTTGATGCTGGATATAGCTAAAACTCATAAAGTAAAAACTCATAAAAGAGCTGATGAATTTGCAGATGAAGTAAGTAAAAGCTTTTCTGAAGTTATTGTAAATGTAGTATCTAATATACAAAATACTTCACACATCCTTTGGGCACCATGCGTATGTCCATTGTGTGGAGTTGAAAATTTCAAAAATGCTTTAGAAATATATAACCAACAAGTTATAAAAACACAAAATTATGATAGTGTAATATCTGTAGTAAATTTTCAACAATATCTTTGGGATAGTAAAAAGCCAATTAATTATGTTTTGGGTAAAGGGCATGTACCATCGCAAAAATTGCCCCATTATCAAACAGTGGTAAATGGTTTTTACATTGCCCCAAAAGAAAAAATGCTTCAATGGGAATATTTTTGCGGAACAAATCCATATCGATTGGAAATAAGTCAGGTTGAAGGTATTGATATAGATACAGAATTTGATTATATTTGTGCAAAAGCATGTTATAGAGCAGGGGGGGGGGGAATTGTCTTAATAATAATAAATACTGCCTGCTTCTTTTCATCACAAAATTTACTGGAGGTGGCATAA
- a CDS encoding amino acid ABC transporter permease has protein sequence MSENIGFVKWLENLFISLNIYDENSSNPLALWKFIDALNHSDRFLSGFAYTLSVSVLALAIALIFGTIGGVMATSKNKFLKAYTRVYVEIFQNTPLVIQIFFLYFALPPLGIHLDIFLVGVLGVGAYHGAYVSEVVRSGIQAVPKGQFEAASSQGFTYIQQMRYIIVPQTIKIILPPLTNQMVNLIKNTSVLLIVAGGELMYQADIYAGENLNYAPAYIFAAFLYFIVCYPLAYFAKAYEDRLKKAHLAR, from the coding sequence ATGAGTGAAAATATAGGCTTTGTCAAGTGGCTTGAGAACCTTTTCATCTCTTTAAATATTTATGATGAAAATAGTTCAAATCCGCTTGCCTTATGGAAATTTATTGACGCTTTAAATCATAGCGATCGCTTTTTAAGTGGTTTTGCTTATACGCTTTCAGTGAGTGTTTTAGCTCTTGCTATAGCCCTTATTTTTGGCACTATAGGCGGAGTTATGGCTACAAGTAAAAATAAATTCCTTAAAGCCTATACAAGGGTGTATGTGGAGATTTTTCAAAACACACCCCTTGTGATACAAATTTTTTTCTTATATTTTGCCTTGCCTCCACTTGGCATTCATTTAGATATCTTTTTAGTCGGTGTTTTAGGCGTGGGTGCGTATCATGGTGCTTATGTGAGTGAAGTGGTGCGAAGTGGCATACAAGCTGTGCCAAAAGGACAATTTGAAGCAGCAAGCTCTCAAGGCTTTACTTATATACAGCAAATGCGTTATATCATCGTGCCTCAAACCATTAAGATTATCCTGCCTCCACTTACCAATCAAATGGTCAATTTGATTAAAAATACCTCAGTTTTACTTATCGTAGCAGGTGGAGAGCTTATGTATCAAGCTGATATTTATGCAGGAGAAAATCTCAACTATGCTCCAGCATATATTTTTGCGGCGTTTTTGTATTTTATAGTGTGCTATCCTTTGGCGTATTTTGCCAAAGCTTATGAGGATAGGCTCAAAAAAGCTCATCTTGCAAGGTAA
- a CDS encoding NAD-dependent epimerase/dehydratase family protein, which yields MVAPRILITGGAGFIGTALAHKLQTLGYNISLIDLEFKFQSIHKDFKQYGLDIRDFKNFKNLKDEKFDFIFHLAAQTSSAISQENPELDVDTNVKGTLNTCNFARICEAKKIIFTSSMATYGNKKGIIKEQDSQTPLSNYGASKLSGERYIEMFKQFGIEHTIFRLFNVYGPGQDMGNLRQGMASIFMAQSLLGDTIQVTGSFERYRDFVYIDDVVNALVIGMQEHSNSQIYNVGSSEATSVKELIELIIALHKGKKFKILNIGGHEGDQFGSVADISKILTLGWKPEVCLKDGLSKMFEYAKEVMCGLK from the coding sequence ATGGTAGCTCCAAGAATTCTTATAACAGGTGGAGCTGGATTTATAGGTACAGCTTTAGCGCATAAACTCCAGACTCTAGGATATAATATCTCTTTAATAGATTTAGAATTTAAATTCCAATCTATCCATAAAGATTTTAAGCAATACGGGCTTGACATAAGAGATTTTAAAAATTTTAAAAATTTAAAAGATGAAAAATTTGATTTTATTTTTCATCTTGCAGCACAAACTTCTTCTGCTATTTCTCAAGAAAATCCAGAACTTGATGTAGATACAAATGTTAAAGGCACTCTCAATACTTGTAATTTTGCTAGAATCTGTGAAGCAAAAAAGATTATTTTTACCTCCTCTATGGCTACCTATGGGAATAAAAAGGGGATTATAAAAGAGCAGGATTCTCAAACTCCACTTTCAAATTATGGCGCTTCTAAATTAAGTGGTGAGCGCTATATTGAAATGTTTAAGCAGTTTGGTATCGAACATACAATCTTTCGGCTTTTTAATGTCTACGGTCCGGGTCAAGATATGGGGAATCTAAGGCAGGGTATGGCAAGTATTTTTATGGCACAAAGCCTACTTGGTGACACTATACAAGTAACTGGCTCGTTTGAGAGATATAGGGATTTTGTTTATATTGATGATGTGGTAAATGCGCTTGTTATAGGAATGCAAGAGCATAGCAACTCACAAATTTATAATGTAGGAAGTTCAGAAGCTACAAGCGTAAAAGAACTTATCGAGTTAATTATCGCCTTACATAAAGGTAAAAAATTTAAGATTTTAAATATAGGAGGGCATGAGGGGGATCAATTTGGCTCTGTTGCCGATATTTCAAAAATTTTAACATTGGGTTGGAAGCCTGAAGTGTGCTTGAAAGATGGTTTAAGCAAAATGTTTGAATATGCAAAAGAAGTTATGTGTGGTTTAAAATGA
- a CDS encoding acyl-CoA thioesterase → MKDMGEAKLKIVAMPSDTNPAGNIFGGWIMSQIDLAGTVAARELAPERTVTISMDRVVFKQPVYVGDIVCCYAKVIKAGNTSITVEVEVIADRVSEEGFTMCVPVTSAIVTYVSVTKDGKKKPIEPELKRLHGFA, encoded by the coding sequence ATAAAAGATATGGGCGAAGCAAAACTAAAAATAGTCGCTATGCCAAGTGATACAAACCCAGCCGGCAATATCTTTGGGGGCTGGATCATGTCGCAAATCGACCTTGCTGGAACGGTTGCAGCAAGAGAACTTGCACCTGAGCGAACTGTAACTATATCTATGGATAGAGTTGTATTTAAGCAACCTGTGTATGTAGGCGATATAGTGTGTTGTTATGCAAAAGTGATTAAAGCTGGAAACACTTCTATCACTGTTGAAGTCGAAGTAATTGCTGATCGAGTAAGCGAAGAGGGCTTTACTATGTGTGTGCCAGTAACTTCAGCCATCGTTACTTATGTAAGCGTAACAAAAGATGGAAAGAAAAAGCCAATAGAACCCGAGCTTAAAAGACTTCACGGCTTTGCTTGA
- a CDS encoding acylneuraminate cytidylyltransferase family protein has translation MKDLCAVIPARLGSSRIKQKMLLPFNGYSLLEWKIKQLKTILPNKNIFVSTESDILKEIAYKNKINIHERESYLSQGHEASFSEVITGIVKDLDFKHIAWITAVVPLMSPKEYAQAFDAYEKYVCTSDEYDSLFSANLLKEYFWNDAKAINYQANKNHTISQELPNIYRVTNGLYMRDKKSILKDKYFLGKKPLKFCVSKIAGIDIDEYEDYEIAKTMLKIYKNLHTKIKGK, from the coding sequence ATGAAAGATTTGTGTGCTGTAATCCCTGCAAGATTAGGTAGTTCCAGAATCAAACAAAAAATGTTATTGCCTTTCAATGGATATAGCTTATTAGAATGGAAGATCAAACAGCTTAAAACTATTTTACCGAACAAAAACATTTTTGTTAGCACCGAAAGCGACATCTTAAAAGAAATTGCTTATAAAAATAAAATAAATATACACGAAAGAGAAAGTTATCTTAGTCAAGGACATGAAGCAAGCTTTAGTGAGGTAATTACCGGCATTGTTAAGGATTTAGATTTTAAACACATTGCTTGGATAACTGCTGTTGTGCCTCTTATGTCTCCTAAAGAATATGCTCAAGCCTTTGATGCATATGAAAAATATGTATGTACCTCTGATGAGTATGACAGCTTATTTTCTGCAAATCTATTAAAAGAATATTTTTGGAATGATGCTAAAGCAATAAACTATCAAGCAAATAAAAATCACACTATTAGTCAAGAGCTTCCAAATATCTACAGAGTAACTAATGGGCTTTATATGCGTGATAAGAAATCTATTCTCAAAGATAAGTATTTTTTGGGAAAAAAGCCCTTAAAATTTTGTGTTTCAAAAATTGCTGGTATAGATATAGATGAGTATGAAGATTATGAAATAGCAAAAACAATGCTAAAAATATACAAAAATTTACACACAAAAATAAAGGGCAAATAA
- a CDS encoding CheB methylesterase domain-containing protein — protein sequence MKIILIGSSTGGPNQLKFLLKDMELKDTCVVIAQHMSVNFIPSFVKQFNKEALAEVVMANDKEALQHGKIYICQQNTILSGALNIFLNFSEECTNFKPNVDLLFKSALDLSKTNKIIAVLLTGMGDDGAKGLFDLYKVGVKCLCENEKDSIVYGMPKKAKQLNPELKQMSLFEIKNELTKFVKNEE from the coding sequence ATGAAAATTATACTTATAGGCTCTTCAACAGGTGGTCCAAATCAACTTAAATTTTTACTTAAAGATATGGAACTTAAAGATACTTGCGTCGTAATCGCTCAGCATATGAGTGTAAATTTTATCCCTTCTTTTGTGAAGCAGTTTAACAAAGAAGCTCTTGCTGAAGTCGTTATGGCAAACGATAAAGAAGCTTTGCAACATGGTAAAATTTATATTTGTCAGCAAAATACTATCTTAAGTGGAGCTTTGAATATCTTTTTAAATTTTAGTGAAGAATGCACGAATTTTAAGCCCAATGTTGATTTACTTTTCAAATCAGCTCTGGATTTATCAAAAACAAATAAAATTATAGCAGTTCTTTTAACAGGTATGGGAGATGATGGAGCTAAAGGCTTGTTTGACTTATATAAAGTTGGTGTAAAATGTCTGTGTGAAAACGAAAAAGATAGCATAGTGTATGGTATGCCAAAAAAAGCAAAACAACTTAACCCAGAGCTGAAGCAAATGAGCTTGTTTGAGATTAAAAACGAATTGACTAAATTCGTTAAAAACGAAGAATAA
- a CDS encoding acyl-CoA thioesterase, which produces MQEALIKTIAMPSDIDKEGKISAGWVSKQLDLAAGVAVKELTGQRSVTIAMNNIHFKEPILVGDYVLCFARITKLGKSSIKIQLHIDLKRLDTQGFSLKKEVISAEATFVSLDKNGKKIDLSLLDKEKQGCF; this is translated from the coding sequence ATGCAAGAAGCTTTGATTAAAACCATAGCTATGCCAAGCGATATTGACAAAGAAGGCAAGATCAGCGCAGGTTGGGTAAGCAAACAACTTGATCTTGCTGCTGGTGTGGCTGTTAAAGAGCTTACCGGGCAAAGAAGTGTAACTATAGCGATGAATAACATTCATTTCAAAGAGCCGATTTTGGTAGGTGATTATGTTTTGTGCTTTGCAAGGATTACAAAACTTGGTAAAAGTTCGATCAAAATTCAGCTTCACATAGACTTAAAAAGGCTGGATACTCAAGGCTTTAGCCTCAAAAAAGAAGTTATAAGCGCTGAAGCGACTTTTGTAAGTCTTGATAAAAATGGAAAGAAAATCGATCTTAGCCTTTTAGATAAAGAAAAACAAGGCTGTTTTTAG
- a CDS encoding transporter substrate-binding domain-containing protein: MNLKKIVAVASLALAFIACGSNNSQESKGSGALEAIKSRGELIVGVKNDVPHFALLNQATGQIEGFEVDVAKALAKELLGDENKIKLIPVNAKTRGPALDNGSVDLVIATFTITEERKKAFNFSTPYYKDSVGLLVLKEKGYKSIADMNGANIGVAQAATSRKALDEGAKAAGVSVSFSEFPDYPSIKAALDAKRVDAFSVDKSILLGYVDEKSEILPDNFAPQEYGIVSKKSNSDLAGFVDEFVGKNTALFEELAKKWKLAE, from the coding sequence ATGAATTTAAAGAAAATTGTAGCAGTTGCAAGCCTTGCCCTTGCATTCATAGCTTGTGGATCAAATAATTCACAAGAAAGCAAAGGTTCTGGGGCTCTTGAAGCTATAAAGAGTAGGGGAGAGCTTATAGTTGGTGTGAAAAATGATGTGCCTCATTTTGCCCTTTTAAATCAAGCTACAGGGCAGATAGAAGGCTTTGAAGTTGATGTTGCAAAAGCTTTAGCCAAAGAGCTTTTAGGCGATGAAAATAAAATCAAACTCATTCCAGTAAATGCAAAAACTAGAGGTCCAGCTCTTGATAATGGCTCTGTTGATCTTGTCATTGCTACCTTTACCATAACTGAGGAAAGAAAAAAGGCATTTAACTTCTCTACGCCTTATTATAAGGACTCTGTAGGGCTTTTAGTGCTTAAAGAAAAAGGCTATAAAAGCATAGCTGATATGAATGGTGCAAATATAGGCGTTGCTCAAGCTGCTACTTCAAGAAAAGCACTTGATGAGGGTGCAAAAGCAGCTGGAGTAAGTGTGAGTTTTAGCGAATTTCCTGATTATCCAAGCATAAAAGCAGCTCTTGATGCAAAAAGAGTTGATGCTTTTAGTGTTGATAAATCAATCTTGCTTGGTTATGTTGATGAAAAAAGTGAAATTTTACCAGATAATTTTGCTCCTCAAGAATACGGCATAGTGAGCAAAAAAAGCAATAGCGATCTTGCAGGTTTTGTTGATGAATTTGTAGGTAAAAATACAGCCCTTTTTGAAGAACTCGCAAAGAAATGGAAACTTGCTGAATGA
- a CDS encoding TSUP family transporter: MEGVFELAGVYYVILFFIALFAGFIDAIVGGGGLITLPALLASGIPAHLSLATNKLQSVFGSFTATLTYFKARTMKHLAWGVVFTGLGAGLGAYIVLLVNDKHLKLIILIFLSLTFLYTLLRPNLGKHKSKAKIKNIKIFHVLCGLTLGFYDGFLGPGTGSFWIFACVAFLGYDMKNASINTKILNFSSNIVALAIFLWHYEVLWLVGFLMGFAQIVGAFLGSKLVLKTQGAFIKKLFLIVVGATILKVTWDYFSQF, translated from the coding sequence ATGGAAGGTGTGTTTGAGCTTGCGGGTGTGTATTATGTGATTTTGTTTTTTATCGCTTTATTTGCTGGTTTTATCGACGCTATAGTTGGTGGTGGCGGGCTTATTACTTTGCCAGCTTTGCTTGCAAGTGGCATACCAGCGCATTTATCTTTGGCTACAAATAAGCTTCAAAGTGTTTTTGGCTCTTTTACGGCGACGCTGACTTATTTTAAGGCAAGGACGATGAAGCATTTGGCTTGGGGCGTTGTTTTTACCGGACTTGGAGCAGGACTTGGAGCGTATATAGTCTTGCTGGTAAATGACAAGCACCTTAAACTCATCATTCTTATCTTTTTAAGCCTTACTTTTCTTTACACTCTTTTACGCCCAAATTTAGGCAAGCACAAAAGCAAGGCTAAGATCAAAAATATCAAAATTTTTCATGTGCTTTGTGGGCTTACTTTAGGTTTTTATGATGGATTTTTAGGACCTGGCACAGGCTCGTTTTGGATCTTTGCTTGTGTGGCTTTTTTAGGCTATGATATGAAAAATGCAAGCATTAATACAAAAATCCTTAATTTCTCAAGCAATATCGTTGCTTTGGCGATTTTTTTGTGGCATTATGAGGTGCTTTGGCTTGTAGGATTTTTAATGGGTTTTGCTCAGATTGTGGGGGCATTTTTAGGCTCTAAATTAGTGCTTAAAACGCAAGGTGCCTTTATCAAAAAGCTCTTCTTAATCGTCGTTGGCGCAACTATACTTAAGGTTACTTGGGATTATTTTTCGCAGTTTTGA
- a CDS encoding CheR family methyltransferase: protein MKNEIISISEAELFNFIKIINEMSGIDLSEKKSSLNIKLNSFLKELKITSFKEFLLRLHYDKSLKQKTLDFISVNETYFYRELTQLKEVVYYLKSLDKPTSVLSAPCSSGEEVYSLAILAALNSVKDVHITGIDLSDKMITKAKLGQYKGRSLDRLGESEKKRFFTAENGIYSIKKSELCRCRFELCNVFEDTFLKLGKFDVILSRNMMIYFDYESRLDLMHRFYKISNANARLYVGNSDLIPESEYFTKVFAPRGGTYYVRN, encoded by the coding sequence ATGAAAAATGAAATTATCAGCATAAGCGAAGCTGAACTTTTTAATTTTATCAAGATTATCAACGAAATGAGCGGTATAGATTTAAGTGAGAAAAAAAGTAGCTTAAATATCAAACTTAATAGCTTTTTAAAAGAGTTAAAAATAACTAGTTTTAAGGAATTTTTATTGCGCTTGCACTATGATAAAAGCTTAAAGCAAAAAACGCTTGATTTTATCTCAGTCAATGAGACTTATTTTTATAGAGAGCTTACCCAGCTTAAGGAAGTGGTGTATTATCTAAAAAGTCTTGATAAGCCAACTAGCGTTTTAAGCGCACCTTGCTCAAGTGGCGAGGAGGTGTATTCTTTGGCTATACTTGCGGCTTTAAATTCGGTTAAAGATGTGCATATTACAGGTATAGATTTAAGTGATAAGATGATTACAAAAGCAAAGCTTGGGCAGTATAAAGGAAGAAGTCTTGATCGTTTGGGCGAGAGTGAGAAAAAGCGTTTTTTTACTGCAGAAAATGGTATTTATTCGATTAAAAAAAGCGAACTTTGTCGGTGCCGTTTCGAGCTTTGTAATGTTTTTGAGGATACATTTTTAAAGCTTGGTAAATTTGATGTGATACTTTCAAGAAATATGATGATTTATTTTGATTATGAATCAAGACTTGATCTTATGCACCGCTTTTATAAGATTAGTAATGCAAATGCTAGGTTATATGTAGGAAATTCTGATCTTATACCAGAAAGTGAGTATTTTACTAAGGTTTTTGCTCCGCGAGGTGGGACTTATTATGTAAGAAATTGA
- a CDS encoding ribose-phosphate pyrophosphokinase, whose amino-acid sequence MRGYKIFSGSANIEFAKKISKYLSLPISNAGVKRFSDGEISIQIDESVRGKDVFIIQSTCAPTNDNLMEMLILTDALKRSSASSITAIIPYFGYARQDRKAMPRVPITAKLVANLMQTAGINRVATIDLHAGQIQGFFDIPVDNLYGSIVFSQYIQGKHFKNPIIASPDIGGVARARSVAKSLGLDLVIVDKRREKANESEVMNIIGDVKDKEVILVDDIIDTAGSITKAAEAFKQNGAKSVMACCTHAVLSGLAYERIAKDSLDELVVTDTIPLREELSKIKVLSVAPIFGEVIRRVYHNESVNSLFI is encoded by the coding sequence ATGCGTGGTTATAAAATTTTTTCTGGTTCAGCGAATATAGAATTTGCAAAAAAAATTTCAAAATACCTTTCTTTACCCATTAGCAATGCCGGCGTAAAACGTTTTAGTGATGGCGAGATTAGCATACAAATCGATGAAAGTGTGCGTGGTAAAGATGTCTTTATCATACAAAGTACTTGCGCACCAACAAATGATAATCTCATGGAAATGCTTATACTCACAGATGCATTAAAAAGATCAAGCGCAAGTTCTATCACGGCTATTATTCCTTATTTTGGCTATGCAAGACAAGATAGAAAAGCTATGCCTAGAGTGCCTATCACGGCTAAGCTTGTTGCTAATTTAATGCAAACGGCTGGTATTAACAGAGTCGCTACTATTGATCTTCACGCAGGACAAATTCAAGGCTTTTTTGATATTCCTGTGGATAATTTATATGGAAGTATAGTGTTTAGCCAATACATACAAGGAAAACATTTTAAAAATCCTATTATCGCAAGTCCAGATATTGGTGGCGTAGCACGAGCTAGGAGTGTAGCTAAAAGTTTGGGGCTTGATCTTGTTATCGTTGATAAACGTCGCGAAAAAGCAAATGAAAGCGAAGTGATGAATATCATCGGTGATGTTAAGGATAAAGAAGTCATTTTAGTTGATGATATCATCGATACAGCTGGATCTATCACTAAAGCTGCTGAAGCCTTTAAACAAAATGGAGCAAAATCTGTGATGGCATGCTGTACTCACGCTGTGCTTAGTGGCTTAGCTTATGAAAGGATAGCTAAAGATAGCCTTGATGAGCTTGTTGTAACTGATACTATACCTTTACGCGAGGAATTATCCAAAATCAAAGTCTTAAGCGTAGCTCCTATTTTTGGTGAGGTAATTCGCCGCGTATATCATAATGAAAGTGTAAATTCTTTATTTATTTAA
- a CDS encoding amino acid ABC transporter permease, giving the protein MENVFNAQNFAFLGHGLVLTLIIAFATCVISIALGTFLAIIRNYGDRFTKSLATFYIEVFRNSPLLLWMLAAVFVLPNFFSLPSFISASYASAFWGTIGFSLYTSSVMAEIIRGGLNSIPKGQFEAAYSQGFSTFFTLFYIILPQTFRKVIPSMLSQVVTTIKDTSFLAGLQIAELTYQSKILLAQLKSFDQILAMIALVAGVYFVICFALSSLVRYYEKKTAYAF; this is encoded by the coding sequence ATGGAAAATGTTTTTAATGCACAAAATTTTGCCTTTTTAGGACATGGGCTTGTTTTAACACTTATTATTGCTTTTGCAACTTGTGTGATTTCTATAGCACTTGGCACTTTTTTGGCTATCATTCGCAATTATGGCGATCGTTTCACTAAAAGCCTTGCGACTTTTTATATAGAAGTATTTAGAAATTCACCCTTGCTTTTGTGGATGCTTGCTGCTGTTTTTGTTTTGCCAAATTTCTTTAGTTTGCCAAGCTTTATCAGTGCAAGCTATGCAAGTGCTTTTTGGGGGACTATAGGCTTTTCACTTTATACAAGCTCGGTTATGGCTGAAATCATTCGTGGAGGGCTAAACTCTATCCCAAAAGGGCAGTTTGAGGCAGCGTATTCTCAAGGCTTTAGCACCTTTTTTACGCTTTTTTATATCATCTTGCCTCAAACCTTTCGCAAGGTTATTCCTTCTATGCTTTCCCAAGTTGTAACGACGATTAAGGATACTTCTTTTTTGGCTGGACTTCAAATCGCAGAGCTTACTTACCAGTCAAAAATACTGCTTGCTCAGCTTAAAAGCTTTGATCAAATTCTAGCCATGATTGCTTTGGTTGCTGGGGTGTATTTTGTGATTTGTTTTGCGCTTTCAAGCTTGGTAAGGTATTATGAGAAAAAAACAGCTTATGCGTTTTAG
- a CDS encoding amino acid ABC transporter ATP-binding protein produces the protein MIELKHVNKFYGSHQVLKDINLSIKDGEKLVIIGPSGSGKSTTIRCMNGLEEVSSGEVFVGGIKLTPKTKTQICRKYCAMVFQHFNLYPHMSVLENLTLAPIKLQKKSKKEAEEIAYKYLKVVGLVDKAKVYPATLSGGQQQRVAIARSLCTQKPYILFDEPTSALDPETIQEVLDVMREISHQSNTTMVVVTHEMGFAKEVADRIIFMEDGAIVEENIPSSFFENPKTQRAKEFLGKILNH, from the coding sequence TTGATCGAACTTAAACATGTCAATAAATTTTACGGCTCCCATCAAGTCTTAAAAGATATCAATTTAAGTATAAAAGATGGCGAAAAACTCGTTATCATAGGACCTTCTGGCTCTGGTAAATCAACAACTATTCGCTGTATGAATGGACTTGAGGAAGTAAGTTCTGGGGAAGTTTTTGTAGGTGGGATTAAACTCACTCCTAAAACAAAAACTCAAATTTGTAGAAAATATTGTGCTATGGTGTTTCAGCATTTTAATCTCTACCCTCATATGAGCGTGCTTGAAAACTTAACCTTAGCCCCTATAAAACTTCAAAAAAAGAGTAAAAAAGAAGCCGAAGAAATAGCCTATAAATACCTTAAAGTCGTAGGTTTGGTGGATAAGGCAAAAGTCTATCCAGCCACACTTTCAGGCGGACAACAACAGCGCGTTGCCATAGCAAGAAGCCTTTGCACGCAAAAACCTTACATACTTTTTGATGAGCCAACTTCAGCTCTTGATCCAGAAACTATACAAGAAGTTTTAGATGTTATGCGTGAAATTTCTCATCAAAGCAATACTACTATGGTAGTAGTTACCCATGAAATGGGCTTTGCAAAAGAAGTAGCTGATAGGATAATCTTTATGGAAGATGGAGCCATAGTTGAAGAAAATATCCCATCTAGCTTTTTTGAAAACCCAAAAACTCAAAGAGCTAAAGAATTTTTAGGAAAAATCCTTAATCATTAA